One window from the genome of Luteithermobacter gelatinilyticus encodes:
- a CDS encoding MBL fold metallo-hydrolase RNA specificity domain-containing protein: MKLTFLGATGTVTGSKFLLQAEGRKILIDCGLFQGHKQLRLRNWNVLPVNPRDIDALVLTHAHLDHSGYIPKLARAGFKGPIYCSESTFELCKILLPDSGRIQEEDAERANRYGYTRHKPALPLYTAKEARDALQHFRPVDFGQFHALSEELGFTLHRAGHILGASFVRITQENGPSVLFSGDIGRPNDPVMKEPAKIQNADYLIVESTYGDRRHGATDPVDDLEHIIQETIIRGGTVVIPSFAVGRAQMILYYLYELKRQGRIPANLPIFLDSPMAINVSSLLCRHLNDHRLPQKLCMEVCGVADYTRTVEQSKAIYTRTNSMPKVIVSASGMATGGRVLHHLKHYLGDARNTILLAGFQAGGTRGDRLVRGEKEIKIHGEMWPVQAQIVQLDNMSAHADYEEILAWMENFTAPPRKVFVVHGEEGAAQSMKEKIEDRFDWDCAVPEYKQTVEL, from the coding sequence ATGAAACTCACATTTTTAGGCGCAACGGGAACCGTTACCGGGTCAAAATTCCTGCTCCAGGCCGAGGGCCGGAAAATCCTGATTGACTGCGGCCTGTTTCAGGGACACAAACAGCTTCGCCTGCGAAACTGGAATGTGTTGCCGGTCAATCCCCGGGATATTGATGCGCTGGTGTTGACCCATGCCCATCTGGATCACAGTGGCTATATCCCCAAACTGGCCCGAGCCGGGTTCAAAGGACCGATATATTGTTCCGAGAGCACGTTTGAGCTGTGTAAAATCCTGTTGCCTGATTCCGGGCGCATTCAGGAAGAAGATGCCGAGCGTGCCAACCGGTACGGTTATACGCGGCATAAGCCTGCCTTGCCCTTGTACACGGCAAAGGAAGCCCGCGACGCGCTTCAGCATTTCCGGCCAGTGGATTTCGGACAGTTCCACGCCTTGAGCGAGGAACTGGGGTTCACGCTGCACCGGGCAGGACATATCCTGGGGGCGTCCTTTGTCAGGATCACTCAGGAAAACGGCCCCTCCGTCTTGTTCTCAGGCGATATTGGCCGGCCAAACGACCCAGTCATGAAAGAACCGGCCAAGATACAGAATGCCGATTATCTGATTGTGGAATCCACCTATGGCGATCGCCGTCATGGCGCGACGGATCCTGTGGATGATCTTGAGCACATCATTCAGGAAACAATAATCCGGGGTGGTACGGTGGTTATCCCGTCCTTTGCTGTGGGGCGGGCCCAGATGATCCTGTATTATCTTTATGAATTGAAACGGCAGGGCCGGATTCCGGCAAATCTGCCGATTTTCCTGGACAGCCCGATGGCGATCAATGTCTCTAGCTTGCTGTGTCGGCATTTAAACGATCACCGTTTGCCACAGAAGTTATGCATGGAGGTGTGCGGTGTGGCGGACTATACCCGGACGGTGGAACAGTCTAAGGCCATCTATACCAGAACCAACAGTATGCCGAAAGTAATCGTTTCCGCCAGCGGCATGGCGACGGGCGGACGTGTGTTGCACCATTTGAAACACTATCTCGGTGATGCGCGCAATACCATTCTTTTGGCAGGGTTTCAGGCCGGCGGTACCCGGGGGGACCGGCTGGTGCGCGGGGAGAAGGAAATCAAGATTCATGGCGAAATGTGGCCGGTTCAGGCCCAGATCGTGCAACTGGACAACATGTCGGCGCATGCGGATTATGAGGAAATCCTGGCCTGGATGGAAAATTTCACCGCGCCCCCGCGGAAGGTGTTTGTGGTCCATGGCGAGGAAGGGGCGGCCCAGAGCATGAAG